The Desulfosoma sp. genome has a segment encoding these proteins:
- a CDS encoding HNH endonuclease, protein MDLDRFLEPFTVTVSPEQIRREKEKARALRKTQWWQRQLAKGRCHYCGKTVSSKELTMDHVVPLVRGGRSTKGNVVPCCKDCNSKKKYLLPVEWADYLKRCAETKSS, encoded by the coding sequence ATGGATCTTGACCGATTTCTCGAGCCTTTCACAGTGACGGTTTCGCCGGAACAGATTCGGCGCGAAAAGGAAAAGGCTCGAGCACTCAGAAAAACACAGTGGTGGCAACGCCAGCTCGCCAAAGGGCGTTGCCATTATTGCGGCAAGACGGTTTCGTCAAAGGAGTTGACCATGGACCATGTGGTGCCCTTGGTGCGCGGCGGTCGCAGCACCAAAGGCAACGTGGTTCCCTGTTGCAAGGACTGTAATTCCAAGAAGAAATATCTACTGCCGGTGGAATGGGCGGACTATCTCAAGCGATGTGCCGAGACCAAATCTTCGTGA
- a CDS encoding AAA family ATPase, which yields MKILRLRFKNISSLRGEWDIRFDAPPFSDTGLFAITGPNGSGKSSILDAITLGLYGQTVRLRHPEQDITSWLEDESYAEVTFQVSDKIYRSRWWARKSSNGLLGPEMSLSSVNGTEAILENRILGVRSRLSEITGLDFKRFCRSVLLAQGEFAAFLNALEHERSEILEMIMGPEVTQDLAQDLDHRLSAARERLLQLKELAANYPPVDREARRELEIQREEKRAELEDLRRQIGELEAAKERLETLERLHEELRQSQELLSNAEAEDHAAQEELQRMETLLAAQAVLDSLRHYVTLETTRNELQSRLETLRRKSDGEKKQLQEIQGLLAAAEASLEAERQKLAENRQILEEASRKERDIQRHVQKLQEASARSMELERARKDMLARRDQIQSNLEQAGLQAESLQKQLTENASDAALENHMPKLQELLKHLETLRQEEALQAARLLETQESLKKAAAALEKAQSREHWMEAKIGQAVLKKEALEQELKEILGDNTPTSLKENIKERKKTLAAYRKLLSISQRFHQQGLAFDIPAKREEVTTRQQDVQASLNEALAELRKHEADIAWRESFERVSSERSKLQEGSPCPLCGSLTHPFVTEGLPDLSQIYGRIDALQDRIVSLRAELTDLNLRSAQLEKQAEAAQNLLGEWQEVCRRAGLSLAMVEPNVVAETIQGLEEDLRHDKAALRSSRWKRWRLQWVKWKLHRRMQGFSDRKQQRRQLEEKFREKQAATSKNQQDLQRVRGDLQAVSSDLQTLLNSYGERFPEKGEETLLLQRRQRRREAYERAVHEHKDLLNRKRSFQTQLESLALDLARLEKEAEEAASHVDTLQSILAAMKEEREAIYAGPDATAELQSMEESVHRLRRNVEELQQQSETLQQSLVSTAQELSALASELESQDKTCNTLRTDLETELKKIGLDSLEAAASALKAVEEESAVRQRAFEASQNLARARGLVDAAAQAISEVSKDDADVDLSAQEIADRISQLQTFREKAQRDLQELESRLDRIRQSVQEHRELLQAVEDQERLVAQLSAEAKAFRDEKNAEAREKIRRIMLERLMEQANTHLELLSGRYRLRPLQNNGFGLAVEDLMQQRNQRSLRTLSGGETFVVSLSLALGLSDLAAHHRRIESLFLDEGFGALDEESLYRVITALRRLQANGKMVGVISHVKRLAEEIETQIRVEQEPGGRSRIMVVP from the coding sequence ATGAAGATACTCAGACTACGGTTCAAGAACATAAGCTCGCTTCGAGGGGAATGGGACATTCGCTTCGATGCGCCTCCTTTTTCCGACACCGGCCTTTTTGCCATCACCGGTCCTAATGGATCGGGAAAATCGTCTATTCTCGATGCCATTACTCTGGGGCTTTACGGTCAAACCGTACGGCTTCGACACCCGGAACAAGACATCACGAGCTGGCTCGAAGATGAATCTTATGCCGAAGTGACTTTTCAGGTGAGCGACAAAATCTATCGCAGTCGATGGTGGGCTCGAAAAAGCTCCAATGGGCTTCTTGGACCGGAAATGTCCCTTTCTTCGGTCAACGGCACGGAAGCAATCCTGGAAAACCGTATCCTTGGCGTGCGCTCTCGACTTAGTGAAATCACCGGCTTGGACTTCAAGCGATTCTGCCGTTCGGTTCTTTTGGCCCAAGGGGAATTTGCCGCTTTTTTGAACGCTCTGGAACATGAACGGTCTGAAATCCTTGAAATGATCATGGGCCCCGAAGTGACTCAGGATCTGGCTCAGGATCTAGATCACCGCCTGAGCGCTGCTCGGGAACGTCTTCTTCAGCTTAAGGAACTTGCCGCCAACTACCCTCCTGTAGACCGCGAAGCTCGCCGCGAACTGGAAATCCAGCGAGAAGAAAAACGGGCCGAACTGGAAGATTTGCGTCGGCAGATCGGCGAACTCGAAGCCGCAAAAGAACGGCTGGAAACCCTGGAGCGCCTGCACGAAGAGCTTCGTCAATCCCAGGAACTCTTAAGCAACGCTGAAGCTGAAGACCATGCCGCTCAGGAAGAACTTCAACGCATGGAAACCCTTTTGGCCGCCCAAGCCGTTCTGGACTCTCTTCGCCACTATGTGACTCTGGAAACAACACGGAACGAGCTTCAATCCCGCCTGGAGACTCTTCGGCGAAAATCAGACGGAGAAAAAAAGCAGCTGCAAGAAATTCAGGGCCTCTTGGCGGCTGCCGAAGCCTCCCTGGAAGCAGAGCGGCAAAAGCTGGCGGAGAACCGACAGATTTTGGAAGAGGCAAGCCGTAAGGAAAGAGATATTCAGCGCCATGTGCAAAAGCTTCAAGAGGCGTCGGCACGATCCATGGAACTGGAACGGGCTCGAAAGGATATGCTGGCCCGCCGGGATCAAATCCAGTCAAACCTTGAACAAGCCGGCCTTCAAGCCGAATCCCTTCAGAAGCAGCTCACCGAAAACGCATCCGATGCGGCTTTGGAAAACCACATGCCAAAGCTACAGGAACTTTTGAAGCACCTGGAAACTCTACGACAAGAAGAAGCTCTTCAAGCAGCACGACTGTTGGAGACTCAAGAAAGCCTCAAAAAAGCAGCCGCGGCTCTGGAAAAAGCCCAATCCCGGGAACACTGGATGGAGGCCAAAATAGGGCAAGCTGTGCTTAAAAAAGAAGCCTTGGAACAGGAACTGAAAGAAATCCTAGGCGATAACACACCGACTTCCCTCAAAGAAAACATAAAGGAAAGAAAAAAAACTCTTGCCGCTTACAGAAAACTGCTTTCCATTTCCCAACGCTTTCACCAACAAGGCCTGGCTTTTGACATTCCCGCAAAGAGGGAAGAAGTGACGACACGTCAACAAGACGTTCAAGCCTCTTTGAATGAAGCTCTGGCGGAACTGCGAAAGCATGAAGCCGACATCGCTTGGCGTGAAAGCTTTGAGCGCGTCAGCTCGGAGCGCTCCAAACTTCAGGAAGGCAGCCCTTGCCCTTTGTGCGGGTCTTTGACCCATCCCTTTGTCACGGAAGGACTTCCGGACCTTTCCCAAATCTACGGCCGAATCGATGCGCTTCAAGACCGTATCGTATCCCTTCGAGCCGAACTGACGGATCTGAACCTTCGAAGTGCCCAATTGGAAAAGCAGGCCGAAGCAGCGCAAAATTTGCTTGGAGAATGGCAGGAAGTGTGCCGGCGGGCAGGATTGAGCCTTGCCATGGTCGAACCGAATGTTGTCGCGGAAACCATTCAAGGTCTCGAAGAAGACCTCAGGCATGACAAAGCAGCCCTTCGCTCCAGCCGATGGAAACGATGGCGTTTGCAATGGGTGAAATGGAAACTTCACCGAAGAATGCAAGGATTCTCAGATCGGAAACAGCAACGCCGACAACTCGAAGAAAAGTTTCGAGAAAAACAAGCAGCCACGTCAAAAAACCAGCAGGATCTCCAACGAGTACGGGGCGACCTTCAAGCCGTGAGCAGCGATCTCCAAACGCTTTTAAACAGTTATGGGGAAAGATTCCCTGAAAAAGGAGAGGAAACCCTTCTTTTACAGCGTCGTCAGAGACGTCGCGAAGCCTATGAACGTGCCGTCCACGAACATAAAGATCTCTTGAACCGCAAGCGTTCCTTTCAAACGCAACTGGAATCCTTGGCTTTGGATTTGGCACGGCTGGAAAAGGAGGCGGAGGAGGCGGCTTCCCATGTCGATACCTTGCAATCCATCCTCGCTGCCATGAAAGAGGAACGGGAAGCCATTTATGCAGGCCCTGATGCGACGGCGGAACTCCAGAGCATGGAAGAATCCGTTCACCGGTTGCGCCGCAACGTCGAGGAACTTCAGCAGCAAAGCGAAACCCTGCAACAGTCTCTAGTCTCCACGGCTCAAGAGCTCTCCGCTCTGGCGTCCGAGCTGGAAAGCCAGGACAAAACGTGCAATACGTTGCGAACCGACCTTGAAACAGAGCTTAAAAAAATTGGGTTGGATTCCCTGGAAGCCGCGGCATCCGCCCTCAAGGCTGTGGAAGAAGAGTCCGCCGTGCGACAAAGAGCCTTCGAAGCAAGTCAAAATCTGGCAAGAGCCAGGGGTCTTGTGGATGCGGCTGCGCAGGCGATCTCTGAGGTCTCGAAGGACGACGCAGATGTCGATCTATCGGCCCAAGAAATCGCCGATCGAATTTCTCAATTACAAACATTCAGGGAAAAAGCACAGCGAGATTTGCAGGAACTGGAAAGCCGGTTGGATCGCATTCGTCAATCGGTTCAGGAACATCGAGAACTGCTGCAGGCCGTGGAGGACCAAGAACGGCTTGTGGCGCAACTGAGCGCTGAGGCAAAGGCTTTTCGAGATGAAAAGAACGCGGAGGCTCGCGAAAAAATCCGGCGAATCATGCTGGAGCGGCTCATGGAACAAGCCAACACTCATCTGGAACTTCTTAGCGGCCGTTATAGGCTTCGCCCTTTGCAAAACAACGGTTTTGGTTTGGCTGTTGAAGACCTTATGCAGCAGAGAAACCAACGTTCTCTGCGCACGCTTTCCGGCGGAGAAACCTTTGTGGTGAGCTTGAGCTTGGCCCTGGGCTTGTCAGACCTTGCAGCCCATCATCGAAGGATCGAATCCTTGTTTCTGGACGAAGGGTTCGGGGCTCTGGATGAAGAAAGCCTCTATAGAGTTATCACAGCGCTTCGCAGGCTTCAGGCCAACGGCAAGATGGTGGGTGTCATTTCCCACGTGAAAAGGTTGGCCGAAGAGATTGAAACGCAAATTCGTGTGGAACAGGAACCGGGAGGAAGGTCCCGCATTATGGTTGTGCCTTGA